The sequence AGGATCGGCCTGGATAGGATCCTTGCGCGGGGCAGCCGATCGCGACGTCGTGGAATACTCACGAATAAATTATAGTCATAAATCGAAGCGGGTAAAGGGGGTATAATCTGTGCACCAGAAGATCCCTGCCGGGGTATGAGGTCAGGGGAGTTATTGAAAAAGCGCGACAACTTCTTGGCTGCAGAATGAATGCGCAGACAGACTTTTTTTACATATGGGCGGCAAGGGGGCAATCAATTCCCCATACGCGGATACTTTCTTTCAGCACGGTCAAAATCTTTGTGAGATTGCTTCCTCGCAACGACTGATTCCTCTTAAAGGATCACCCTGGCCGCCTACCCGACGGCCCCAGACGGTGGGATTAACAGGGCACGCTGTCCTGTCAAGGGAGGGGGAAATACATGTAAAGGCGGTCGGCTTACCATTCCCTTTCCTCGAAGGAAGAGAACAGGTTTCCCTGCCGTCTTCATCTTCTTTCTTCGATCGGGGGAGAGTAAATTCCTTGCCGTCTTCTCCCTTAGACAGGCTACGAACTGCCCCCGTCGGGTAGAATAAAAGAGAGGGTGACACCTTGCATCTTAGCTGTACGCACTTGGGTAAAGGCATTCCCCTTAGCCTCTACTGCCTAGTAACGATATATTAATCATAAACAGTATACCCCGATGACTTACGGGCTTGACAACTTGGCCGGTTTGCGTTATTATTTATGCTAGGCGATGATACTATTCTAGGAGGTTTAGTGGCAAGCGTTCGTGGAAGTGCCTTTGTAGCCATAAGCCAGTGGCTTTCCGGGCGTCTGAAGAGCGAAGGTTATAGAGGCTTTCTCTCTCAGATGCGGCCCCCTGTGGCGCGCGTGCTCTCCAAGGGCGAAGGATGGTCCTGGTATCCTCTGGAGTATCTGAGCGAGGTTTACGAGGGCATCGCAGTTCATCTGGGGAACGGCAACGGGAAGGTTCTGGAGAACTTAGGCAGCGCAATTGCGGATGCGGAGCTTGGTGGTGCTCCCAGGTCCCGTCTGGCGTTGATTCCCATGCCCCGGGTGGTGGCCCGTATCCCCTATCTGTGGTCAAGATTCAAGGACTGCGGGGAGTTTAAGGTCCTTTCTGTGGACGAGAGGCTCAGGCATGCGGTGCTGGTGATTTCGGGCTACGAGGGGGGCTCCCTGCACTGCTTCGTTACACGAACGTGGCTACAGCGGGTATGCGGACTTCTCAGCGGCTCGAAGGTCAAGGTAAGAGAGCGCTCCTGCCGCTGGGAAGAGGGGGGCGACGGATGCTGCTGGGAAGTCAGCTGGGAGTGAAGTATACCCCACGAATCTGATCTGCCGGCTTCGGAGAACCCTTGCCTTTAACCCTCAGGCAAAGCGTTTAGAAGTACCAGAAGGGGACTTCACAAAAGACCCTCTCAGAAGTCCTGGCCATTGTGAGCGGCGATCCATTACTGAAGCAATTATTGGCACCGGGTAACCTAGCGTCGTTCTATCGGAGCGTCCCCTTGACGCCTGGGGAGATTCGCCCCGCCCCCTCTCTAGGCATCGGGACATTAAACCTCAGACGGCTTGACAAACAAAGATATTTTGGTATTATCGACTGACATTAAGATTTGGGGCGTCTTTCCGAGGGCGATGAGAAAGGGGAGCGTATCGTCTAAGAGATAGGTTGGATAAGTATAAGGAGGAGGCTTTCATGAAAAGCCTTTCAACCAATCCCCGCGTGCTTTTATGCACCGTTTATCGCCGATTTCGCGGCGACTACATGGACATCGCAGGCAGAGCTGTCTACAGCCACCCCAGGGCAGGGATGGCGCTCAGGGTGAGCCCCGGATTACGTTTCATCAAGCAGAACGTTCCTGAAGTCGAGATCCTTGAGTACCCACTTTGGCACGAGTATGTAGAAAAGCTTAAGCAAGGTTGGGACGTAGTCGGATTCAGCTTCTTCCAGATCCATATCGGTGAGATCCGTAAGATGATAGAAGAGGCCCGACGGCACGGGGTTCGAGAAATCTGGGCAGGCGGCTACGGAGCGCTTGACAATGATATTCCCGGCTTGGTGGATCGCGTCTTTATCGGCCCTGGGGAGGATAGAATCGCCCAGGTCTTCGGCCATCGGGTCAAAGACGAAGATATCCAGCATCCGGTGATGATGGTTCATGTCTGTTTCGTCCTGGGCCTACGTCACGTTACGCTCGGACTGCTCTACACCACGCACGGCTGCCCCTTTCGGTGCACGTTTTGCCAGACTCAGGCTTTTGAATCCCGCCATTTCGTCATCAACTTCGAGAGCATCAAGCGAGTAGTAGCGTACTATCACAAGATAGGCATCAACGATATAGCCGTCATGGACGAGTTGTTCGGTACCCACCCCAAGTTCGCGGATAAACTCACCCGTCTTTTAGCTCACTACAAGATGCGTTGGTGGGTGCAATCGCGTGCTGCACTCTACCGGCGTTATCTGGATGTATGGTATGAACGCGGGCTGCGCATGCCAGCAATCGGCGTGGAGTCAATGACACAAAGTTCTCTCGACAGTGTAAAGAAGAGACATAAGATCGAAGAGGTCATAGAGTACGCCCGTCGTAGCCGAGAAAAGCCGGGCATGTTCCGGTTCGGTAACTGCATAATCGGATACGAGCACATGACCGCCGAGGAGTTAATCGACGATGTGATTCGCTTCAAACAGTTGGGGTTTGATGCCCACAACTTAAGTGTTCTCACCCCTTATCCTCGTACACCCTTGCGGGACGAGATTGTCTCCAAGTATGGGATTTTTGATCATGCCTATCGTCATTACGGTGGCATGCATTTGGTGTGGAACCATCCCCACATCTCATCTGTCCAAATGCGATACCTTTTAAAGTACTTCAAAGGCTTCCTTAACAGACCCGTTGACCTCTACCGGAAGGGTATTAAACGCCTCATCTTGGATGAGCTACGCCAGCAGGGGTCTGGCTTCCTGTGGCGTCATCTGATAAAAGGTCTTATAAGCTCCATGCGCATTGACGACCGCGCCCTGGTGTACTTTTGATCACCCCACACGTCTGCTGCGCAGCCGTGCGGGGGCCCCGAGGAAGTGCTCCTTTTGTCCCAAAAGACACCTGTGCCCCGGAGGGGTAAAAGATCGCAAATTAAGCTAAAGTCGCCCCCTACGACTTGACTATTACTCCGGTAAGCGTAGGATCCCCGCATGAGCGATCCTCTAGCGGGTTTTTGCGGGGACTACTGCGGGAAGTGTCCGAACTATCCTCGCAAGTGCGCCGGATGCATCCCGGAACAACATCAAGGCTGCCACTTTATCCAGTGCTGCCTGGCG is a genomic window of candidate division TA06 bacterium B3_TA06 containing:
- a CDS encoding radical SAM protein; amino-acid sequence: MKSLSTNPRVLLCTVYRRFRGDYMDIAGRAVYSHPRAGMALRVSPGLRFIKQNVPEVEILEYPLWHEYVEKLKQGWDVVGFSFFQIHIGEIRKMIEEARRHGVREIWAGGYGALDNDIPGLVDRVFIGPGEDRIAQVFGHRVKDEDIQHPVMMVHVCFVLGLRHVTLGLLYTTHGCPFRCTFCQTQAFESRHFVINFESIKRVVAYYHKIGINDIAVMDELFGTHPKFADKLTRLLAHYKMRWWVQSRAALYRRYLDVWYERGLRMPAIGVESMTQSSLDSVKKRHKIEEVIEYARRSREKPGMFRFGNCIIGYEHMTAEELIDDVIRFKQLGFDAHNLSVLTPYPRTPLRDEIVSKYGIFDHAYRHYGGMHLVWNHPHISSVQMRYLLKYFKGFLNRPVDLYRKGIKRLILDELRQQGSGFLWRHLIKGLISSMRIDDRALVYF